The Nitrosospira lacus genome window below encodes:
- a CDS encoding Mu transposase domain-containing protein has protein sequence MKWRLTTRLLGLPQLGKRYHPTLQERAITEVFAEEQSCLRPVATPFDGYFEQTNRVASTYLVSYDRNRYSVPAEHAGQRLIDYFWKDP, from the coding sequence GTGAAATGGCGGCTGACAACACGACTGTTGGGTCTACCCCAGTTGGGAAAGCGGTATCACCCCACGCTGCAGGAGCGCGCCATTACAGAGGTGTTTGCCGAAGAACAATCGTGCCTTCGACCTGTTGCCACTCCCTTCGACGGCTATTTCGAGCAAACCAACCGGGTAGCTTCCACTTACCTGGTGAGCTATGACCGTAACCGCTACAGCGTGCCGGCAGAGCATGCCGGACAGCGGCTTATTGATTATTTTTGGAAGGACCCTTGA
- a CDS encoding ankyrin repeat domain-containing protein → MNILKVRNTKIPVYSWLAALLLPLQSHALDCPGIPEQAHQNLQIEVRAAVGRIGSAKGAELETLTRDTTRDLLGKLPQADKVYLEQMMYATYCSTLRDDPALNESQKSARIKAYNLELKKTLQAVQGKDGSGQRGTSSKDAARAALARIPLPYTPDAFIKSAGDGNLSAVRLFLAAGMNPNAKDEDYDTALMYASGGGHIEIVKILLKAKAKINERNQGSATALSMAAESDRRDVLRVLLDYGADKDSINKAFLSAAENGYVEVLRMLLKQGADKGLINEVLIGTADSHSGASEADLNDVIHFLLKQGANVDAKDDDGWTALLKTAYLGRLLIMQTLLDAGADINTKCTCIEYGGYTALMMASFEVVSTGVVLTEENKNAMVDMLLARGANPNIANNRGQTAMMLALGSIDKVRALLDRGADANARDAKGSTALMWAAFLRGDPESVHALLEKHADVNAKDNVGSTALMGAAASGHVENLEALLDAGANLHAKDAKGRTALMLAVQQGQINEVQALLRRGAKVKDEDANGKTVLNYAEEDLKGQKKMDMMRILKKAEAQ, encoded by the coding sequence GTGAATATTTTGAAGGTGCGAAATACCAAAATTCCTGTTTACTCTTGGTTGGCTGCGCTTCTGCTGCCGTTGCAAAGCCATGCTTTGGACTGCCCCGGCATCCCCGAGCAGGCGCACCAGAACTTACAGATTGAGGTTCGGGCCGCGGTGGGTAGGATTGGCTCTGCCAAGGGTGCCGAACTTGAAACGCTTACTCGCGACACTACCCGCGACCTTCTCGGTAAGCTGCCGCAAGCCGACAAGGTCTATCTTGAACAAATGATGTACGCGACCTATTGCTCGACATTGCGTGATGACCCTGCGCTCAACGAATCGCAGAAGAGCGCTCGCATCAAAGCCTATAACCTTGAGCTAAAGAAAACCCTGCAGGCAGTCCAGGGAAAAGACGGTTCGGGTCAGCGCGGCACCTCTTCCAAAGACGCCGCACGCGCCGCACTGGCGCGGATTCCGCTGCCGTATACGCCGGACGCTTTTATCAAGAGCGCAGGCGATGGAAACCTCTCCGCAGTAAGGTTGTTTCTGGCAGCAGGAATGAACCCCAATGCGAAAGATGAAGATTACGATACTGCTCTAATGTATGCTTCCGGAGGCGGCCACATCGAGATCGTCAAGATCTTGCTGAAGGCGAAGGCCAAAATCAATGAAAGGAATCAAGGGAGCGCGACGGCTCTCTCTATGGCAGCCGAGAGTGATCGCAGGGATGTTCTACGCGTTTTGCTGGATTATGGTGCCGATAAGGATTCAATCAACAAAGCTTTTCTAAGCGCTGCGGAAAACGGGTATGTGGAAGTATTGCGCATGTTGCTGAAACAGGGAGCGGACAAAGGTCTCATCAATGAGGTGCTCATCGGTACCGCCGACTCGCACAGTGGCGCGAGTGAAGCGGATCTGAATGATGTAATCCACTTCCTGCTGAAACAAGGCGCAAACGTCGATGCGAAGGATGATGACGGCTGGACGGCCCTGCTGAAAACGGCATATTTAGGGCGTCTCTTGATCATGCAGACTCTGCTGGATGCTGGCGCTGATATCAACACGAAATGCACATGTATCGAATATGGCGGGTACACCGCCCTGATGATGGCCTCTTTTGAGGTAGTGTCAACCGGTGTGGTATTGACTGAGGAAAATAAGAATGCCATGGTGGATATGCTGCTTGCGCGGGGAGCGAACCCCAACATTGCCAACAATCGGGGTCAGACGGCAATGATGTTAGCATTGGGCAGCATTGATAAAGTGCGCGCCTTGCTGGATAGAGGCGCTGACGCGAACGCCAGAGACGCCAAAGGATCAACAGCGCTTATGTGGGCCGCGTTCTTGAGAGGTGACCCTGAATCCGTTCACGCCCTGCTTGAGAAGCATGCTGACGTGAATGCCAAAGACAATGTTGGGTCAACAGCGCTCATGGGAGCAGCCGCAAGCGGTCATGTCGAAAATTTGGAGGCGCTGCTTGACGCGGGGGCCAATTTGCATGCCAAAGATGCCAAGGGCAGAACAGCGCTCATGCTGGCGGTACAACAAGGGCAAATCAACGAGGTTCAGGCGTTACTTCGCAGGGGAGCCAAAGTTAAGGACGAGGATGCAAATGGCAAGACAGTGTTGAACTACGCGGAAGAAGATCTGAAAGGGCAAAAAAAAATGGATATGATGCGGATTCTGAAGAAGGCGGAGGCACAATGA
- a CDS encoding DUF4158 domain-containing protein codes for MAEAVDSSDEQWILIPGDHDLVMTKRRASRLGFAILLAFFRDRGRFPRQESEIEQQRIAALSRQLNIAVPVDSEAFLIGRTAERLHAEIRVRFGFREATVADAEMLTEWLRDHVAGEAGGEIEPMIERLETPCHELAIEPPGPTTWNASCVRHFAHMRNVSMPISTGGWRR; via the coding sequence ATGGCGGAGGCGGTCGACAGCTCGGATGAGCAGTGGATATTGATACCGGGTGATCACGACTTGGTGATGACTAAGCGCCGCGCAAGCCGGCTTGGCTTCGCGATCCTACTCGCATTTTTCCGTGACCGCGGCCGGTTTCCACGGCAGGAATCCGAAATCGAGCAGCAGCGGATAGCCGCACTGAGCCGACAACTCAATATTGCGGTTCCAGTGGATAGCGAAGCATTCCTTATCGGGCGCACCGCAGAGCGCCTGCACGCCGAGATTCGAGTCAGGTTTGGATTCCGGGAGGCTACGGTCGCGGACGCGGAGATGCTGACCGAATGGTTGCGCGATCATGTTGCCGGCGAAGCTGGCGGCGAGATAGAGCCGATGATCGAGCGGCTGGAAACGCCATGCCATGAACTGGCGATTGAACCACCCGGGCCGACCACGTGGAACGCATCGTGCGTGCGGCACTTCGCGCACATGAGGAACGTTTCCATGCCGATATCTACCGGCGGTTGGCGCCGGTGA